The Macaca fascicularis isolate 582-1 chromosome 1, T2T-MFA8v1.1 genome includes a window with the following:
- the LOC135971470 gene encoding LOW QUALITY PROTEIN: pepsin B-like (The sequence of the model RefSeq protein was modified relative to this genomic sequence to represent the inferred CDS: substituted 2 bases at 2 genomic stop codons), producing the protein MREFALHLEGFGKSIQQTMEEQGILETFLRDHPKADPIAKYRFNNGAVAYEPITNYMXSFYFGEISIGTPPQNFLVLFDTGSSNLWVPSIYCQSQACSNHNRFNPSLSSTFRNNGQTYTLSYGSGNLSVFLGYDTVTVQNIIVNNQEFGLSENELSDPFYYSDFDGILGMAYPSMAVGNSPTVMQGMLQQGQITQPDFSFYFTHQPTRQYGGELILGGVDPQLYSGQIIXTPVTRELYWQIAIEEFAVGNQATGLCSEGCQAIVVTGTFLLAVPQQYMGSFLQATGAQQAQNGDFVVHCSYIQSMPTITFIIGGAQFPLPPSAYVFNNNGYCRLELRPPNCPSRSGQPLWILGDVFLKEYYSVYDMANNRVGFAFSA; encoded by the exons ATGAGAGAATTCGCTCTACATTTAGAAGGTTTTG gCAAGTCTATCCAACAGACAATGGAGGAGCAGGGTATACTGGAAACGTTTCTGAGGGACCACCCAAAGGCTGATCCAATTGCCAAGTATCGTTTCAATAATGGTGCTGTTGCTTATGAGCCCATCACCAACTACATGTGA TCTTTCTACTTTGGGGAGATCAGCATTGGGACCCCACCCCAAAATTTCCTAGTCCTCTTTGACACGGGCTCCTCCAATCTCTGGGTGCCCTCCATCTACTGCCAGAGCCAAGCCTGCT CCAATCACAACAGGTTCAACCCCAGCCTGTCCTCCACCTTCAGAAACAATGGACAAACCTATACACTGTCCTATGGGAGTGGCAACCTGAGTGTGTTCCTGGGCTATGACACTGTGACT GTTCAGAACATCATCGTCAATAACCAGGAGTTTGGCCTGAGTGAGAATGAGCTCAGTGACCCGTTCTACTATTCAGATTTTGACGGGATCCTGGGAATGGCCTACCCAAGCATGGCAGTGGGGAATTCCCCGACAGTGATGCAGGGGATGCTGCAGCAGGGCCAGATCACTCAGCCTGACTTCAGCTTCTACTTCACCCA CCAACCAACCCGCCAGTATGGTGGAGAGCTCATCCTTGGAGGTGTGGACCCCCAACTTTATTCTGGTCAGATAATCTGAACCCCTGTCACCCGGGAACTGTACTGGCAGATTGCCATCGAGGA ATTTGCCGTCGGTAACCAGGCCACTGGCTTGTGCTCTGAGGGTTGCCAGGCCATTGTGGTTACCGGGACCTTCCTGCTGGCAGTTCCCCAGCAGTACATGGGCTCCTTCCTGCAGGCAACAGGAGCCCAGCAGGCTCAGAATGGTGAT TTTGTGGTCCACTGCAGCTACATACAGAGCATGCCCACCATCACCTTCATCATCGGCGGGGCCCAgtttcctctgcctccctctgcctATGTCTTCAAT AACAATGGCTACTGCAGGCTGGAATTGAGGCCACCTAACTGCCCCTCCCGCAGTGGGCAGCCCCTCTGGATTCTGGGGGATGTCTTCCTCAAGGAATATTACTCTGTCTATGACATGGCCAACAATAGGGTGGGCTTTGCCTTCTCTGCCTAG